The genomic DNA TAATGAAGTCGGACAACAACAACCGCACGAAGGGACCCGTCTTACCGGCGAGGAATAACGTGTCCTGGGTGACGAGAGATATGGGAGCGAAGCTGGCGTCCGCCGTCGATGGCATCGCGTCGCGCAACAGCGTTCCGCAGGACCAGCGCCGCAAGCTGATCGCGGAGGCGGCCTATCTCAAGGCGGAGCGTCGCGGGTTCCGGGGCGGCAGTCCCGAGCGGGACTGGCTCGACGCCGAAGCCGAGGTTGACGCGATCCTCCTGCACGCGTGCTGAAGCGGCGAGTCGCACCTCCCACTGGTCCGATCGCAATCCCCACCTGCTCTCGGTACTGTGCGCATAACCCGGCACGCCGGCGAGTTCAATCCTCAAGGCCCCAGATCCGCACCTCGCCCTCGCCGCACCGCACGATCGCCCGCCCCAGCGCCACGATCGTCGCCACGATCCCGTCGATCCGGCCCGTGCTCTTCGCCTTGTCGGGCTTCAGGTTCCCCGCGGGATCCTCCCTCACCGACACGTTGTCGGCCATCCACCGGAGCACCGGA from Terriglobia bacterium includes the following:
- a CDS encoding DUF2934 domain-containing protein yields the protein MKSDNNNRTKGPVLPARNNVSWVTRDMGAKLASAVDGIASRNSVPQDQRRKLIAEAAYLKAERRGFRGGSPERDWLDAEAEVDAILLHAC